CCCGCATGGATTCGTGCAAATAATAGGATTGAAGTACCAACTGTTCGACATTTGGTTGTAGTATTCCATGAACACTACACCCGGCTCCGCCGATTTCCAGGCAGACTCCATAATCGAGTGCCAGACCTCGCGCGCTTTGACTGTCCGATAAGGCTTGACAGTTTTGCCCAGCTTCTTCCACGCATCTAGATTGCCATCCCATTTGTCGTTATAATCAGGATCTGTTGTATCCGGGAAGACCAGTTCCCAATCCAGATCTTCCTTCACAGCTTTCATAAAACCATTGCTTACACAGACGGATAAATTGGCATTCGTTATCTGGCCCATTGTTGATTTCACGGTAATGAAATCCTCTAGATCCGGATGCCAATCATTAATCATAAGCATCAAAGCGCCTCTGCGGCTGCCGCCTTGTTCAATTAACCCTGTTGTATAGCTGAAAAGTCCGCCCCAAGAAACCGCGCCGCTCGAAGATCCGTTAACTCCCTTCACCACAGAACGACGCGGCCTGAGCGAAGATAGATTGATGCCAACACCGCCGCCGCGCGACATGATTTCGGTCATTTCGGTCAGTGTGCTCATAATCCCGCCACGGCTGTCGTGCGGTGATGGAATGACATAACAATTGAACAGCGTCAGTTCGTCACTGGCATCAGCGCCAGCAGCAATCCGGCCACCTGGTACAAGCTTCCAATCCTGCAAAATGTATCTGAATTTTTCTGTCCATTCCTCACGTTTCTCAGGCGTGGCCTCAACGGATGCCATCGCGCCCGCTAAGCGATCCCACAATTCATCCGGTGTTTTTTCGATGTTCAGCGTCAGCTTTTCAACAGACGATTCTACCGTTTCACCGCTTCGTGTTTTTACTTGGACACGATTCCCCTCACGGCTAATAATTTCGCCAACTTCTTTGGCTGGAAATTTGGGATCATCCTTGGTTAACACAAGTACGGTATCCCCCACCTTAGCAGCGCTCGTATCGGCATTTTTCAGGGCATAGCGATCCAAAAATATTTTCTCACTCAATCCACTTAGTTTACTGCTTGACGGTACGATACCCATACGATTTCCTCCCAATAAGCTACAGACTCAGCTGTGATCAACTAGCCAATACGCGATAAAATCTCTGCGAATTTCAATATATAGTGTCTTAAAACATTATACAACACAATATATTGATACTCTAATGGATAATTAACCATATTCCCTCAATTTGACAAGCGTTTGCTTCGTTTTCTTATTCTGCCTTACAAATCCTCTTTATTTCACACCTTTTGACGCTGGCGTATTCCTCTGCTAACCTATACTTAGGATAACACATAAGCCTCAATCTTAGAACATTCGTTCGCAATTATATTTCAATTCACATGAATAATAAGGAGATGACTTCCCTTGTATTTTTACAAAAATCAATTTCTAAGCAAGAACGACATACAGATATCGCCTGATGATCGCGGCTACTATTTCGGTGATGGCATTTACGAGGTATTCCGCGTGTATAATGGTCAGATTTATGAGCTGCAGGCACATCTGCAAAGACTTGGGAGAACAGCTTCCGAAGTTCGTATCGCCCTGCCATATACAGCCTCCGAAATTGGCGATATGCTGACTGAGCTTGTCCACAAAAACAAACTGGTTGAAGGCACCGTCTATTTGCAAATTACACGCGGTGAAGCTCCTCGCGCTCATCCTTTCCCTGAGCAGGCGGAACCGATTGTACTTGCCTACTGTTCTGTGGTGCCAAGACCGGTTGCTTCCATACATAAAGGTATCCACGCGATAACGCTGGCTGATATCCGCTGGCTTCGCTGTGATCTCAAGACATTAAATTTGCTGCCCAATGTAATGGCCAAACAAGCTGCTCTTGATCATGGCGTGCAAGAAGTCGTCCTGCATCGAGACGGCATCGTTACCGAATGCAGCGCATCGAATATTATGATAATCAAGGATCAGGTTCTGTACACGCATCCGGCGAATCATTTGATTTTGCATGGTATCACACGTGCAGTCGTGCTAAAATTGGCTCTTTCCCTCGAAATAACGGTGCAAGAAGAAGCCTTTACAACGGAGCAGCTGTATCAAGCAGATGAAGCCTTTATCACGGGTACGACAGTCGAAATTACACCGCTTCTTCAAATAGACGGCAAACCGATCGGCAGTGGCGCACCTGGCCCCCTTACGCAGAAGCTGCAAAACGAATTTGTACACACTTTCAGCTAAAATTGCTCTTCGAGTTCCTACCTGACAAGCGCTCGATAGCGCCGATTCACGGCTTTGCTGCCCAGAGAAATGTGCCTCTTGTTAGCGATTAATCCTATAAGGGAACTGACGGACGCTATTTTTTACTAGAATAGCGCACTATAGTTCCCTCCGCGCGAGGCAGTCCGAGTCCTCCTCGTTTACTGTTACATGTCAAAAAAAGAAGAACCTTGAACATCCACAACTCTCGTGGCTTTCAAGGTTCTTGCTATTTCTAACGGCGTAAATTCCAATCATCAGTACCATACTTCTCGCGCACAAGCTGATCACTCAGCTCCATTTCATAAGCCGTCAAGCCAGCCTCCACAAGTTCTACACCAAGTCCGGCCGCAATCTCACGACGAAAGGCTTCCTCGACTTGCCCGAGTG
Above is a genomic segment from Paenibacillus sp. HWE-109 containing:
- the dat gene encoding D-amino-acid transaminase; this translates as MYFYKNQFLSKNDIQISPDDRGYYFGDGIYEVFRVYNGQIYELQAHLQRLGRTASEVRIALPYTASEIGDMLTELVHKNKLVEGTVYLQITRGEAPRAHPFPEQAEPIVLAYCSVVPRPVASIHKGIHAITLADIRWLRCDLKTLNLLPNVMAKQAALDHGVQEVVLHRDGIVTECSASNIMIIKDQVLYTHPANHLILHGITRAVVLKLALSLEITVQEEAFTTEQLYQADEAFITGTTVEITPLLQIDGKPIGSGAPGPLTQKLQNEFVHTFS